From Frateuria aurantia DSM 6220, one genomic window encodes:
- a CDS encoding TonB-dependent receptor domain-containing protein: MNSREDRLAHVVRRALAWGLAFASIQAMAQSDSDDKEKQQAKQLKAVQVTGSAIRSVDYENAQPVFTMTATDIKKTGLTNVGDILQQMPISGAQGFSKAAVLNSGKEQGGQYVNLYNLGEQRTLVLVNGKRWTTSLSGLADISTIPVALIDHIDVLQDGASPIYGSDAVSGVVNIILKDHFNGAQLDTQIGMNQGGDAATEMASFTVGTTTRKASIIFNANFNRTTAVWANSRRWTDSATGPNHVYDGTSAIGPWGKYQDPRDTSRTPPFYTQNHTGGYDGNGVAQPGFHEGVNPSDRYNSAQQMMLQQPTELRSLFTSAAYNFTDNLRFHATGMYAERESDQTIAGMPLQSTTQAGYPVYISADSIYNPLVEQGVAGQDITSWNRRITELRRQTHTDAKSYHFDVGLDGDFELNNHDWHWDAGVNYNKWDATSRGSGNINLINLKKALGPSFINAQGVAQCGTSADPISLSSCVPFNILAGPGATGNEAALNYINARTLSRQSSEVKQYTANIGGGLFNLPAGEVQFAFGFEHRDLSGYDQPDSMSSAGYTSDLAAQPTDGGYHANEFYGELNIPVLADLPGAKKFDIDIQSRYSDYSGDIGSMFRTKYSFVYQPFNDLMFRGTYAQGMRAPALMDTFGGGSQTFSGYTDPCDVDYGSTSNPKVAAACRAAGLGSDFHQTDANGNAVTTTNAQPPSAYLSGVGNAGLKPETSISRSLGLVYSPSYIQGLNFNVDFYSIRIDNMITTLSASTILSQCYETGAYCDRFSRDQNTGQVVDMQAGNTNLGWMSTSGYQFGFTYNIPQFTVAGADIGRFQVGMNANYLQSFKQQATPDSDVVSYIGQWSYPRFRGNLGINWNRGDWSAQWDFRYYGSSRDVCNYDTECSNPDYFNNSWGSDGYNHKGSITYQDLNIAWAAPWNSSISFGIRNLFNRKPPVNYSVGNSSAAPYDPAYDIDRYFYLQYSQKF, translated from the coding sequence ATGAATTCAAGGGAAGACAGATTGGCGCATGTCGTGCGCCGCGCTCTGGCTTGGGGACTGGCATTCGCCAGCATCCAGGCCATGGCCCAATCCGACAGCGATGACAAGGAGAAGCAGCAGGCCAAGCAGTTGAAAGCCGTGCAGGTCACCGGTTCGGCCATCCGCAGTGTCGACTACGAGAACGCCCAGCCGGTGTTCACCATGACGGCGACCGATATCAAGAAGACCGGTCTGACCAATGTCGGCGACATTCTGCAGCAGATGCCGATCTCGGGTGCCCAAGGCTTCAGCAAGGCCGCAGTCCTGAACTCGGGCAAGGAGCAAGGCGGCCAGTATGTCAACCTGTACAACCTGGGCGAGCAGCGGACCCTGGTGCTGGTCAACGGCAAGCGCTGGACCACCAGCCTGTCCGGCCTGGCCGATATCTCGACCATACCGGTCGCCCTGATTGATCATATCGACGTGCTGCAGGACGGCGCTTCGCCGATCTACGGTTCGGATGCGGTCTCGGGCGTGGTCAATATCATCCTGAAAGATCATTTCAACGGCGCCCAGCTCGATACCCAGATCGGCATGAACCAGGGCGGCGATGCGGCTACCGAGATGGCCAGCTTCACGGTGGGCACCACCACCAGGAAGGCCTCGATCATCTTCAATGCCAACTTCAACCGTACCACCGCGGTTTGGGCCAACAGCCGTCGCTGGACCGATTCCGCGACGGGGCCCAACCATGTTTACGACGGTACCAGCGCGATCGGTCCCTGGGGCAAGTATCAGGACCCGCGCGACACATCCAGGACACCGCCGTTCTATACCCAGAACCATACCGGCGGCTATGATGGCAATGGGGTGGCCCAGCCCGGATTCCATGAGGGTGTGAATCCTTCGGACCGCTACAATTCAGCCCAGCAGATGATGCTGCAGCAGCCAACCGAACTGCGTTCGCTGTTCACTTCGGCGGCCTACAACTTCACCGACAATCTGCGCTTTCATGCCACCGGCATGTATGCCGAGCGCGAAAGCGACCAGACCATCGCCGGCATGCCGCTGCAGTCCACCACCCAGGCCGGCTATCCGGTCTATATCTCGGCCGACAGCATCTACAATCCGCTGGTCGAACAGGGAGTCGCCGGCCAGGACATCACCTCCTGGAACCGCCGCATCACCGAGCTGCGGCGCCAGACGCATACCGATGCCAAGAGTTACCACTTCGATGTCGGCCTTGACGGCGACTTTGAACTGAACAACCACGACTGGCACTGGGACGCAGGAGTCAATTACAACAAATGGGATGCCACCAGCCGCGGCAGCGGCAATATCAATCTGATCAATCTGAAGAAGGCGCTGGGTCCCTCCTTCATCAATGCCCAGGGGGTGGCCCAATGCGGGACCTCGGCCGATCCCATCAGCCTGTCCTCCTGCGTGCCCTTCAATATCCTGGCCGGCCCCGGTGCGACCGGCAATGAGGCGGCTCTGAACTATATCAATGCACGCACCCTGAGCCGACAGTCCAGCGAGGTGAAACAGTACACGGCCAATATCGGCGGCGGCCTGTTCAATCTGCCGGCCGGTGAGGTGCAGTTCGCTTTCGGTTTCGAGCATCGAGACCTGTCCGGTTACGACCAGCCCGACTCGATGTCCAGCGCCGGCTACACCAGCGATCTGGCTGCGCAGCCCACCGATGGCGGCTATCACGCCAACGAGTTCTATGGCGAATTGAACATCCCGGTGCTGGCCGATCTGCCGGGTGCAAAGAAGTTCGACATCGATATCCAGAGCCGCTACTCCGATTACAGTGGCGATATAGGCTCGATGTTTCGTACCAAATATTCGTTCGTCTACCAGCCGTTCAATGATCTGATGTTCCGTGGCACGTATGCTCAGGGCATGCGTGCACCGGCCTTGATGGATACCTTCGGTGGCGGTTCGCAGACCTTCAGCGGCTATACCGACCCCTGCGATGTCGATTACGGCTCGACCAGCAATCCCAAGGTTGCCGCCGCCTGCCGTGCCGCAGGCCTGGGCAGCGATTTCCACCAGACCGATGCCAATGGCAATGCGGTCACCACCACCAATGCCCAGCCGCCCTCCGCTTATCTCAGCGGCGTCGGCAATGCCGGCCTGAAGCCTGAAACCAGCATCAGCCGAAGTCTGGGCCTGGTCTACAGCCCCAGCTATATCCAGGGACTGAACTTCAATGTGGATTTCTACAGCATCCGCATCGACAACATGATCACCACGCTGTCGGCCAGCACTATCCTGAGCCAGTGCTATGAAACCGGCGCCTACTGCGATCGTTTCAGTCGCGATCAGAACACTGGCCAGGTCGTGGATATGCAGGCCGGCAATACCAATCTGGGCTGGATGTCGACTTCGGGCTACCAGTTCGGCTTCACCTACAATATTCCGCAATTCACTGTCGCCGGTGCCGATATCGGCCGCTTCCAGGTCGGCATGAATGCCAACTATCTGCAGTCGTTCAAACAGCAAGCCACCCCGGATTCGGATGTGGTCAGCTATATCGGCCAATGGAGCTATCCGCGCTTCCGCGGCAACCTGGGCATCAACTGGAACCGCGGGGACTGGTCGGCGCAGTGGGATTTCCGCTACTACGGCTCCAGCCGCGATGTCTGCAACTACGATACCGAATGCAGCAATCCGGACTACTTCAACAACAGTTGGGGCTCCGATGGCTACAACCACAAGGGCTCGATCACCTATCAGGATCTGAACATCGCCTGGGCGGCACCATGGAACAGCTCGATTTCCTTCGGGATCCGCAACCTGTTCAACCGCAAGCCGCCAGTGAACTATTCGGTCGGCAACTCCAGTGCCGCTCCGTACGATCCGGCCTACGACATCGATCGTTACTTCTACCTGCAGTACTCGCAGAAGTTCTGA
- a CDS encoding helix-turn-helix domain-containing protein has translation MAEVHNNELPASTFADRIKVLIQRAGSATEIARRCGFSEGVVRSWRDGHTDPSRARCVTLAKTLGVSLVWLVAGEGQILADPSADTREDGSSLREEVAGRGSRLGMAASTLQASGHAVDSERLAVAMKILQSNLALANSALRMVDNTDLLADLYDILGPRGVMSDAEAMVSFNERLGRRLGSAGA, from the coding sequence ATGGCCGAAGTTCATAACAACGAGTTGCCGGCCAGTACCTTTGCCGACCGTATCAAGGTACTGATCCAGCGTGCCGGCAGTGCCACCGAAATCGCACGTCGCTGCGGCTTTTCCGAGGGCGTGGTACGCAGCTGGCGTGATGGTCATACCGATCCCTCGCGAGCCCGCTGCGTGACTCTGGCCAAGACGCTGGGTGTTTCGCTGGTCTGGCTGGTCGCCGGTGAGGGCCAGATTCTTGCCGATCCGAGTGCCGACACCCGTGAAGATGGCAGCTCCCTGCGCGAGGAAGTCGCCGGGCGAGGCAGCCGGCTGGGCATGGCAGCCAGCACCTTGCAGGCCAGCGGTCATGCGGTGGACTCGGAGCGGCTGGCGGTGGCGATGAAGATACTGCAGTCGAATCTTGCGCTGGCCAATTCGGCCCTGCGGATGGTCGACAATACCGATCTTCTGGCCGATCTCTATGACATCCTGGGGCCGCGCGGCGTGATGAGTGACGCCGAGGCCATGGTCAGCTTCAACGAGCGCCTGGGCCGCCGGCTGGGCAGTGCCGGCGCCTGA
- a CDS encoding TonB-dependent receptor domain-containing protein — MNFRENRLALAVRGAVAFGLAIAAGSAMAQSTTNDNNADQGQAKQLKAVQVTGSAIRSVDYENAQPVFTMSSADIKKTGLTNVGDLLANLPIAGTQNFSKASTLTSNKEQGGQYVNLYNLGEQRTLVLVNGKRWMTSLSGLTDLSTIPVALIDHIDVLQDGSSPIYGSDAVSGVVNIILKDHFNGAQLDTQIGMNQGGDGSTEMASFTVGTASKKGSIIFNANYNRTTPVWAKDRSWTNSMFGPNHVEDGLSATGPWGRFSQNGTTYVLNHTGNYTGNGVGADSSSLANYHQGVGANDYYNSTQQMMLQQPTELRSLFTSGTYNFTDNFRFKATGMYSERDTNDTIAGMPLQAGTQPNYPVSISADSVYNPTGQDITSWYRRITELQRQTRTSAKSFHFDASLEGEFELNSHDWHWDTGFNYNKWDASSQGSGNINLVALKNALGPSFINSAGVAQCGTAADPIALGTSLSAGQCTPFNILGGPSASNSAALSYINALTQSSQESLVKQYTANIGGGLFNLPYGEVQIAFGFEHRDVSGYDRPDSSSSLGLTSDLAAMPTSGSYHTNEVYGELNIPVLADLPGAKKLNLDIQSRFSDYSAGIGSTVRTKYQFVYQPFNDLMFRGTFAQGFRAPTLMDTFGGGSQSFDYYTDPCDAKFGSTSDARVAAACHAAGLSSTFRQTDSAGNPVTAPNTQSNTPFQNGVGNSSLKPETSITRSLGLVYSPSWLPGLNFNVDFYSIRIDNMISAVGANYILNQCYQQSSQAYCDRITRDTTTGQVTNVQEGNANLGWMSTSGYQFGFQYNVPKFDVAGRDIGRFQVTLDGNYLQSFKQQSSPDSDVVSYVGQWNYSRFRGTLGVNWSKGDWTAGWDARYYGSFRDQCWNTDPAEECSNPTYTNGSWGYDGYNHKGAIVYQDMNMSWAAPWNASISFGIRNLFARKPPVTYSVGNSSAAYYDPMLDLDRYFFLQYSQKF, encoded by the coding sequence ATGAATTTCAGGGAAAACAGACTGGCGCTGGCCGTTCGCGGTGCCGTGGCCTTCGGCCTGGCGATCGCCGCCGGAAGCGCGATGGCGCAGTCGACGACGAATGACAACAACGCTGACCAGGGCCAGGCCAAGCAGCTGAAGGCTGTCCAGGTCACGGGCTCTGCCATTCGCAGCGTTGACTACGAAAACGCCCAGCCGGTGTTCACGATGAGCTCGGCCGATATCAAGAAGACCGGTCTGACCAATGTCGGCGATCTGCTGGCCAATCTGCCCATCGCCGGTACCCAGAATTTCAGCAAGGCGAGCACGCTGACTTCGAACAAGGAACAGGGCGGCCAGTACGTCAACCTGTACAACCTTGGCGAACAGCGCACTCTGGTATTGGTCAACGGCAAGCGCTGGATGACCAGCCTGTCCGGCCTGACCGACCTGTCGACCATCCCGGTCGCCCTGATCGATCATATCGACGTGCTGCAGGACGGCTCCTCGCCGATCTACGGTTCGGATGCCGTCTCCGGCGTGGTCAATATCATCCTGAAAGATCATTTCAACGGTGCCCAGCTGGATACCCAGATCGGCATGAATCAGGGTGGTGACGGTTCCACCGAGATGGCCAGCTTCACGGTGGGCACCGCCTCCAAGAAAGGCTCGATCATTTTCAATGCCAACTACAACCGCACCACTCCGGTGTGGGCGAAGGATCGCAGCTGGACCAACTCCATGTTCGGTCCCAACCATGTCGAAGACGGTCTGAGCGCGACCGGTCCCTGGGGCCGCTTCAGCCAGAACGGCACCACTTACGTGTTGAACCATACCGGCAACTACACCGGCAATGGCGTGGGTGCGGACTCCTCGAGTCTGGCCAACTACCACCAGGGTGTCGGCGCCAACGACTATTACAACTCGACCCAGCAGATGATGCTGCAGCAGCCCACCGAGCTGCGTTCGCTGTTCACCTCGGGCACCTACAATTTCACGGACAACTTCCGGTTCAAGGCAACCGGCATGTACTCCGAGCGTGATACCAACGACACCATTGCCGGCATGCCGCTGCAGGCGGGCACCCAGCCCAACTACCCGGTGTCGATCTCGGCGGACAGCGTCTACAACCCGACCGGCCAGGATATCACCTCCTGGTACCGCCGCATCACCGAGCTGCAGCGCCAGACCCGTACCAGCGCAAAGAGCTTCCATTTCGATGCCTCGCTTGAAGGCGAGTTCGAGCTGAACAGCCATGACTGGCATTGGGACACCGGCTTCAACTACAACAAGTGGGATGCCAGCAGCCAGGGTTCGGGCAATATCAACCTGGTCGCGCTGAAAAATGCTCTGGGCCCGTCCTTCATCAACAGTGCCGGTGTCGCTCAGTGCGGTACCGCCGCCGATCCGATCGCGCTGGGCACCAGCCTGTCAGCAGGCCAGTGCACGCCGTTCAATATCCTGGGTGGCCCATCGGCCTCGAACAGCGCAGCACTGTCCTACATCAATGCGCTGACCCAGAGCAGCCAGGAAAGTCTGGTGAAGCAGTACACCGCCAATATCGGCGGCGGCCTGTTCAACCTGCCCTACGGTGAAGTGCAGATCGCCTTCGGTTTCGAGCATCGCGATGTCTCCGGCTATGACCGTCCGGATTCATCTTCCAGCCTGGGCCTGACCAGCGATCTGGCCGCCATGCCGACCAGCGGTTCGTATCACACCAACGAAGTCTATGGTGAATTGAATATCCCGGTGCTGGCTGACCTGCCGGGTGCCAAGAAGCTGAACCTTGATATCCAGAGCCGGTTCTCCGACTACAGTGCCGGTATCGGCTCCACCGTGCGGACCAAGTACCAGTTCGTCTATCAGCCCTTCAACGACCTGATGTTCCGCGGTACCTTTGCGCAGGGCTTCCGTGCACCGACGCTGATGGATACCTTCGGCGGTGGCTCGCAGAGCTTCGATTACTATACCGACCCCTGCGATGCCAAGTTCGGCAGCACCAGCGATGCACGTGTGGCCGCAGCCTGTCATGCAGCCGGTCTGTCCAGCACCTTCCGCCAGACCGACTCGGCCGGCAATCCCGTCACGGCTCCCAATACGCAGAGCAACACGCCGTTCCAGAACGGGGTCGGCAACTCCAGCCTGAAGCCTGAAACCAGCATCACCCGCAGCCTGGGCCTGGTCTACAGCCCCAGCTGGTTGCCGGGTCTGAATTTCAATGTGGATTTCTACAGCATCCGCATCGACAACATGATCTCGGCGGTGGGTGCCAACTACATCCTCAACCAGTGCTACCAGCAGAGCAGCCAGGCCTATTGCGACCGCATCACCCGTGATACGACCACCGGCCAGGTGACCAATGTTCAGGAAGGCAATGCCAACCTGGGCTGGATGTCGACCTCCGGCTACCAGTTCGGCTTCCAGTACAACGTGCCGAAGTTCGACGTGGCTGGCCGTGACATCGGCCGTTTCCAGGTCACCCTGGACGGCAACTACCTGCAGTCGTTCAAGCAGCAGTCCTCGCCGGATTCCGACGTGGTCAGCTATGTCGGTCAGTGGAATTATTCGCGCTTCCGGGGCACCTTGGGCGTGAACTGGAGCAAGGGTGACTGGACCGCCGGATGGGATGCCCGCTACTACGGTTCCTTCCGTGACCAGTGCTGGAACACCGACCCGGCCGAAGAGTGCAGCAATCCCACCTATACCAATGGCAGCTGGGGTTATGACGGCTACAACCACAAGGGCGCCATTGTCTATCAGGACATGAACATGTCCTGGGCGGCACCGTGGAATGCCTCGATCTCCTTCGGCATCCGCAACCTGTTCGCCCGCAAGCCCCCGGTGACCTACTCGGTCGGCAATTCCAGTGCCGCCTACTACGACCCGATGCTGGACCTGGATCGTTACTTCTTCCTGCAGTACTCGCAGAAGTTCTGA
- a CDS encoding TonB-dependent receptor plug domain-containing protein → MVAGQAQSVDFNHRSARQLETVTVTSNSVPAIDITSTEARSTFSAAQLNALPVPRDVVDVALLTPGTTAGNAVFGTLPSFGGSSVAENSYYVNGFNVTNLYNSLSFAEVPFQAIDQLDIQTGGYGAQYGFSTGGVTSVNIKRGTNQWKGGISYTGVPNALRENQPTVYRANGSVYRNYSKNTSLSNLYNVWIGGPLIKDKLFLFALGQVANAHSTSYSGGPQTSNESANINSSANSNADKSPYWVLKLDWNITDNHHLEYTGFSNVQTSNQSMFNAGYDDNGTPYKSDYLGQYYSRTGGRTDIFKYTGQLTDDLTLSAQWGRMRSQDSSWTVSPNGVKSTYDGNINSPGSGCPIVAYGEGLSGPQCNIVSTLGRYDGMDTRNAARIDLDWRIGDHELAGGYSDERWNSIAGDAYSGGHYYFYPNDSQVIDTIFNTGGAIKVIQKSWYFEDHWQATDRWLIYAGIRNDSFTNKNGNQQAFVSQDNIWQPRLGFTWDVLGDQSTKLWGTAGRYSLPIAANVALRAATASRYTQDVYSFSGRDPMTGAPLNLGPSQSHTIYNGENGSTPNPGAIASTSLKPYTQDEFILGFAKTLQSGNDFVNNWTLGIKATYRKLRTAIDDTCDSRPMYAAAQANGVAGAWDDEWSVPENMPGCWLFNPGSALSLTTPLDNTSNSYKVTIPGNQLGPKAKRQYEGVVLSAEKTAERYYISASYTWSRSFGNTEGLVKSSNGQDDTGTTADFDFPEVMIGANGYLPNDRRHAIKLYGGFKLSPEWSFGVNLLGQSGAPISCYGGGGGGSTFDTWFGYSGQFHYCNGRISPEGRSGRTPWLWTFSPNVQYKPAWAKGLYFQLTALNLFNNDTPTFVWERAEGIDNSGKVKPTRYYNYKLPKYFNTPRYVRLQVEYDFNL, encoded by the coding sequence GTGGTGGCAGGTCAGGCCCAATCGGTCGACTTCAATCATCGCAGCGCCAGACAGCTTGAAACTGTCACGGTTACCAGCAACAGTGTTCCGGCCATCGACATCACTTCGACCGAAGCCCGATCGACTTTCTCTGCAGCCCAGTTGAACGCACTGCCGGTGCCTCGCGATGTCGTCGATGTCGCCTTGCTGACGCCGGGGACCACCGCCGGCAATGCCGTGTTCGGTACCTTGCCATCCTTCGGTGGATCATCCGTTGCCGAGAACAGTTATTACGTCAACGGTTTCAATGTCACCAACCTGTACAACAGTCTGTCATTTGCCGAAGTGCCATTCCAGGCCATCGACCAGCTGGACATCCAGACCGGTGGCTATGGCGCGCAGTACGGCTTTTCCACCGGCGGCGTGACCAGCGTCAATATCAAGCGCGGTACCAATCAATGGAAAGGCGGCATCAGCTACACCGGGGTACCGAACGCACTGCGTGAAAACCAGCCGACGGTCTATCGTGCCAATGGCTCGGTCTATCGCAACTACAGCAAGAACACCTCGCTGAGCAATCTCTACAATGTCTGGATCGGCGGTCCATTGATCAAGGACAAGCTGTTCCTGTTTGCCCTGGGCCAGGTCGCCAATGCACACAGCACCAGCTATTCCGGTGGGCCGCAGACGTCCAATGAAAGCGCGAACATCAACTCTTCAGCCAACTCCAATGCGGACAAAAGCCCTTACTGGGTGCTCAAGCTGGACTGGAACATCACCGACAACCACCATCTGGAATACACCGGTTTCAGCAATGTCCAGACCAGCAACCAGAGCATGTTCAATGCTGGCTACGATGACAACGGAACCCCGTACAAGAGCGACTATCTGGGCCAGTACTACAGCAGGACCGGCGGCCGCACCGACATTTTCAAATATACCGGGCAGCTGACCGATGATCTGACGCTGTCGGCCCAGTGGGGGCGCATGCGCAGCCAGGATTCCAGCTGGACCGTCAGCCCCAACGGGGTCAAGAGCACTTACGACGGCAATATCAACAGCCCGGGCAGCGGTTGCCCGATCGTCGCCTACGGTGAGGGTCTGAGCGGACCGCAATGCAATATCGTCAGTACTCTTGGTCGCTATGACGGGATGGATACCCGCAATGCCGCCCGCATCGATCTTGACTGGCGCATTGGCGATCACGAGCTGGCCGGCGGCTACAGCGACGAGCGCTGGAACTCCATCGCCGGCGACGCCTATTCGGGCGGCCACTACTATTTCTACCCCAATGACAGTCAGGTGATCGATACCATCTTCAATACCGGTGGCGCCATCAAGGTCATCCAGAAATCCTGGTATTTCGAAGACCACTGGCAGGCGACCGATCGTTGGCTGATCTATGCCGGCATCCGCAATGACAGCTTTACCAACAAGAATGGCAACCAGCAGGCTTTCGTCAGCCAGGACAATATCTGGCAGCCCCGGCTGGGCTTTACCTGGGATGTGCTGGGTGATCAGAGCACCAAGCTCTGGGGTACTGCCGGTCGCTATTCACTGCCGATTGCCGCCAATGTCGCCCTGCGTGCCGCAACGGCTTCGCGCTACACCCAGGATGTCTACAGCTTCAGCGGTCGCGATCCGATGACCGGCGCCCCACTGAATCTTGGGCCGTCACAAAGCCATACCATCTACAACGGGGAAAACGGCAGCACGCCCAATCCCGGCGCGATCGCCTCGACTTCGCTCAAGCCATACACTCAGGACGAATTCATCCTGGGCTTTGCCAAGACCCTGCAAAGCGGCAATGACTTCGTCAACAACTGGACCCTGGGCATCAAGGCCACGTATCGAAAGCTGCGTACCGCCATCGACGACACCTGCGACTCCAGGCCCATGTATGCCGCCGCCCAGGCCAATGGCGTCGCGGGCGCCTGGGATGATGAATGGAGCGTACCCGAGAACATGCCCGGCTGCTGGCTGTTCAATCCGGGCAGCGCATTGAGCCTGACCACGCCACTGGACAATACGTCCAACAGCTACAAGGTGACGATTCCCGGCAACCAGCTGGGACCCAAGGCCAAGCGCCAGTATGAAGGCGTGGTGCTGAGCGCCGAAAAGACCGCCGAACGTTACTACATCAGCGCGTCCTATACCTGGTCGCGCAGTTTCGGCAATACCGAGGGCCTGGTCAAATCCAGCAATGGCCAGGACGATACCGGCACCACCGCCGATTTCGACTTCCCCGAGGTCATGATCGGTGCGAACGGCTACCTGCCCAATGACAGACGCCATGCCATCAAACTGTATGGCGGCTTCAAGCTTTCGCCGGAATGGTCATTCGGCGTCAATCTGCTGGGCCAGTCGGGCGCCCCGATCAGCTGCTATGGCGGCGGCGGCGGCGGCAGCACCTTCGATACATGGTTTGGCTATTCAGGCCAGTTCCACTACTGCAATGGCCGGATCAGCCCGGAAGGTCGCAGCGGACGCACACCCTGGCTGTGGACCTTCAGCCCCAATGTGCAGTACAAGCCAGCCTGGGCCAAAGGCCTTTACTTCCAGTTGACCGCCTTGAACCTGTTCAACAACGACACCCCGACCTTTGTCTGGGAGCGTGCCGAAGGCATCGACAACTCCGGCAAGGTGAAACCTACCAGATACTACAATTACAAGCTGCCGAAATACTTCAATACGCCCCGCTATGTGCGGCTGCAGGTCGAGTACGACTTCAATCTCTGA
- a CDS encoding transposase, translating to MTAISFLAMDEFALHQGHCYVMVLADLISQNCRWQGYGHSNGVSRVIFARPFGGVVESIRAVVIDMTTTGELEIRAHSPEVDIVSDLLHIEGGYGREVLIDIAWIRPAGCSMTDRHDTSSHQDLGCCSAIAETCHRQANWDWTK from the coding sequence ATGACGGCGATTTCATTTCTGGCGATGGACGAGTTTGCTCTGCACCAAGGCCATTGCTATGTCATGGTCCTAGCTGATCTGATCAGTCAAAACTGCCGCTGGCAGGGCTACGGTCATTCAAACGGAGTCTCCCGAGTCATTTTTGCACGGCCGTTCGGCGGTGTCGTCGAATCCATCCGTGCGGTGGTGATCGACATGACCACCACTGGCGAGCTGGAAATCCGCGCCCATAGCCCGGAGGTCGATATCGTCTCTGATCTGCTTCATATCGAGGGTGGATATGGGCGGGAGGTACTGATCGACATAGCCTGGATCAGGCCGGCAGGCTGCAGCATGACCGACCGGCACGACACGTCATCACATCAAGACCTTGGCTGTTGCAGTGCAATCGCGGAAACCTGCCACCGCCAAGCTAATTGGGACTGGACGAAGTGA